The window TCCTTTTTCATGGATAGTGGGaaagatataaatatttttaccatGTTGGCTCgtctaaataaattgaaaaacaaatatactGTTGTGAATACCAacagaaagagaaaaaaagggggaaaCCTTgagaataataatcatgTAGATAAGGTGCATTATATTGTTAACGCAATTGAGTATGTTACAGAGCTGATCAGTATAATagagaataaaaattacgaaggaaatatatatgaaatGAACAAGTTGGAGATACAAGAGGCATTTAGGGAAGAGACACTAAACGCAAAAGAGAAAGATTTAGTggatgatgataaaaatgttaaaatatGGAGCTTCAAATGGGTTAAGAAATCAaacaaggaaaataaatatttctcTAGTTATGAAATGAGGTATTGGAAATCTACCTATTTCAAAGATAACTTTGTCATAGTTAAATTTATAGATGATAAGGACATAGATAAAAATTGGATCCTTATAGAGTGTATAGAGTTTTAGTGTTATAGGAATGAGGGGAAGGCTACCAGTCTGTTGTTTGATGATCTGAGTTTAACAAGTCCTCGTTGCTCTTTTCATTTGTACCAGCAGTTTCTGTATGGTCTTGTATATAACCCTTAATTTCGCCACTAATTCTTTTATCTATAAGAACTATATTTTCATATTCTAATTTGTTAGACTTATTGCTTTTATTCCATATAATTAATATGGTTctaaatttatttctaatCTTATTAATTTCCGATTCATAAATTTTAACACtagaagaagaattgtCTAGAGTCAATTGTTCAATAGTTTTTATGACTTGTTGGCAATGTTTGACTAAGGTTGTTTGTTTTGGTTCTGTCTCTTTGGGCAACA is drawn from Saccharomycodes ludwigii strain NBRC 1722 chromosome V, whole genome shotgun sequence and contains these coding sequences:
- the LTO1 gene encoding ribosome biosynthesis protein LTO1 (similar to Saccharomyces cerevisiae YNL260C | LTO1 | required for biogenesis of the Large ribosomal subunit and initiation of Translation in Oxygen) produces the protein MCIDDYDDNLLFNLEEVSYKEGYEEGRNENLEKNYYEGKQYGLQVGFQRFHNIGQIQSICSLIISMLPKETEPKQTTLVKHCQQVIKTIEQLTLDNSSSSVKIYESEINKIRNKFRTILIIWNKSNKSNKLEYENIVLIDKRISGEIKGYIQDHTETAGTNEKSNEDLLNSDHQTTDW